Proteins encoded in a region of the Zea mays cultivar B73 chromosome 4, Zm-B73-REFERENCE-NAM-5.0, whole genome shotgun sequence genome:
- the LOC100191608 gene encoding uncharacterized protein LOC100191608: MEPTPAAPRIHLQSPQTAVPTRAVEPGRTRRITVAAPPLPPAALQRRTRVVLYYRADAAGADGRASVRLWEEAMWAKESLSEAVADHPEMGGRLRRHADGSWEVKLNDAGVRFTEATAEATLDEFLATAQDKDRAPSWEAALAPWADVNAEDPDVSALVYVQLTRFQGDGGFAVGVSCSLMLSDPLSLARFLASWARTHARMKAQNDAAAHPLMQYASYFRRPDARAARALVKSVPLDAFASADAAETVLFRARPTMLPAGAGAPPAPDHRALAVACVAQARERLGDGKVVPPQFPLVVFDCEGGVSVETCAAAAYGQPPSPSGGGRYKIDVALWEELGLEELVLRDSKPLHVSYSILGAGCDGLAVAMPAGAAGELLVAATVPKPK; this comes from the exons ATGGAGCCCACGCCAGCGGCGCCGCGCATCCACCTCCAGTCCCCGCAGACTGCCGTGCCGACGCGGGCGGTCGAGCCTGGGCGGACGCGCCGCATCACCGTGGCCGCGCCCCCGCTCCCACCGGCCGCGCTGCAGCGGCGCACTCGCGTGGTGCTCTACTACCGCGCGGACGCCGCTGGCGCGGACGGCCGGGCCTCGGTGCGGCTGTGGGAGGAGGCGATGTGGGCGAAGGAGTCGCTGAGCGAGGCCGTGGCCGACCACCCGGAGATGGGCGGCCGGCTCCGGCGCCACGCCGACGGGTCGTGGGAGGTAAAGCTGAACGACGCCGGCGTGAGATTCACAGAGGCCACGGCAGAGGCGACCCTCGACGAGTTCCTGGCGACCGCCCAGGACAAGGACCGGGCGCCTAGCTGGGAGGCCGCCCTGGCGCCGTGGGCCGACGTGAACGCGGAGGACCCCGACGTGAGCGCGCTCGTCTACGTGCAG CTGACACGGTTCCAGGGAGACGGAGGCTTCGCCGTGGGCGTAAGCTGCAGCCTGATGCTGTCCGACCCGCTGTCACTGGCGAGGTTCCTGGCGTCGTGGGCGCGCACGCACGCCAGGATGAAGGCTCAGAACGACGCCGCCGCCCACCCGCTGATGCAGTACGCGAGCTACTTCCGGCGCCCGGACGCCAGGGCCGCGCGCGCGCTCgtcaagtccgtccccctcgacgccTTCGCCTCCGCCGACGCCGCCGAGACCGTCCTCTTCAGAGCCAGACCTACCATGCTGCCCGCCGGCGCGGGCGCACCACCGGCGCCCGACCACCGCGCGCTCGCCGTCGCCTGTGTCGCCCAGGCGCGGGAACGGCTCGGCGATGGCAAGGTGGTGCCGCCGCAGTTCCCGCTCGTCGTCTTCGACTGCGAAGGCGGTGTGAGCGTCGAGACGTGCGCGGCGGCGGCTTACGGGCAGCCGCCGTCGCCGAGCGGCGGCGGGCGGTACAAGATTGACGTTGCCCTGTGGGAGGAGCTCGGGCTGGAGGAGCTGGTGCTCAGGGACAGCAAGCCACTGCACGTGTCGTACAGCATCCTCGGCGCTGGCTGCGATGGGCTCGCCGTCGCGATGCCTGCCGGCGCTGCCGGTGAGCTCCTTGTCGCGGCGACGGTCCCCAAACCCAAGTGA